One Eurosta solidaginis isolate ZX-2024a chromosome 5, ASM4086904v1, whole genome shotgun sequence DNA segment encodes these proteins:
- the LOC137252213 gene encoding uncharacterized protein has protein sequence MEAKCKPRLLTKYVDDLFAIVKTDEVENMLKELNSYNKNIRFTVEVEKDGQLPYLDMLINTHNNKIYFDWYKKPTASGRLINYNSHHERKTILNTAKNFISRVLTISDRIYHGKNIAIIKKTLEENEFPSNLINKLIRNFKIRTSNDEATRETKSKIYKSIVYVPGISERIKTSQLYDKEKITLAFTYNNTLRQVYSNTKDRISKDEKSNIIYKIPCNGDGSHLCDKVYVGTTKLKLKTRISGHKSNIKLRNIASDNKTALTAHCKDTGHYPDFKNVSILDIEKHYNKRFTLEMLHIMSTPNDKRMNFKSDTDQCAYAYRHLLLKQQQNAVQASRCSANSNSVQPTSRSKSIQ, from the coding sequence atggaagccaaatgtaaaccacgcctactaactaaatatgtagatgatttatTTGCGATTGTCAAAACGGATGAAGTAGAGAATATGCTGAAGGAACTCAacagctacaacaagaacatcagATTTACAGTGGAGGTCGAAAAAGACGGTCAACTACCATACCTTGACATGCTAATAAACacgcacaacaataaaatatattttgactggtacaaaaaacccacagcttcgggaagattaatcaactacaactcacaccatgaaaggaaaacaattttaaatacagccaaaaacttcatcagtagggtactcactattagcgacagaatataccatggaaagaatattgcgattataaagaaaactctagaagaaaatgaattccccagtaatctcatcaacaaactcatacgaaatttcaaaattagaacctCTAATGATGAGGCAACACGTGAAAcgaaaagtaaaatatacaagtctatagtatatgttccaggaatatcggagagaataaagacatcgcaattatatgataaagagaaaattacactagcgttcacatataacaatacgttacgacaggtttacagcaatactaaggacagaatctcgaaagatgagaaatccaacatcatttataaaattccatgcaacggtgacgggtcccacttatgcgataaggtatatgtggggacaaccaaattaaagctaaagacaaggatttccggtcataagtccaatataaagcttagaaacattgcttcggacaataagacggccttgacagcgcattgtaaggatactggtcactatcctgacttcaaaaatgtttctatcttggatattgagaaacattataataagcgttttactttggaaatgctccatattatgagcacacctaatgataagagaatgaattttaaaagcgacaccgaccaatgtgcatatgcatatcgacatctattgctgaaacaacaacaaaatgcagtgcaagcttcacggtgctcagcaaattcaaacagcgtccagccaacatcccgctcaaaatctatccaatga